A single region of the Glycine max cultivar Williams 82 chromosome 20, Glycine_max_v4.0, whole genome shotgun sequence genome encodes:
- the LOC102660503 gene encoding AP2/ERF and B3 domain-containing transcription factor At1g50680 produces the protein MIGVEKVTICMRIEVLGLWYSWQISGVHESSDCSEIKFAFDAVVKRARHEENNAAAQKFKGVVSQQNGNWGAQIYAHQQRIWLGTFKSEREAAMAYDSASIKLRSGECHRNFPWNDQTVQEPQFQSHYSAETVLNMIRDGTYPSKFATFLKTRQTQKGVAKHIGLKGDDEEQFCCTQLFQKELTPSDVGKLNRLVIPKKHAVSYFPYVGGSADESGSVDVEAVFYDKLMRLWKFRYCYWKSSQSYVFTRGWNRFVKDKKLKAKDVIAFFTWGKSGGEGEAFALIDVIYNNNAEEDSKGDTKQVLGNQLQLAGSEEGEDEDANIGKDFNAQKGLRLFGVCIT, from the exons ATGATTGGAGTTGAGAAAGTGACAATTTGTATGAGAATAGAG GTTTTGGGTCTTTGGTATAGTTGGCAAATATCAGGAGTTCAT GAAAGTTCAGATTGTAGCGAAATCAAATTTGCATTCGACGCAGTAGTAAAACGCGCGAGGCATGAAGAGAATAATGCAGCAGCACAGAAGTTCAAAGGCGTTGTGTCTCAACAAAATGGGAACTGGGGTGCACAGATATATGCACACCAGCAGAGAATCTGGTTGGGGACCTTCAAATCTGAAAGAGAGGCTGCAATGGCTTATGACAGCGCCAGCATAAAACTTAGAAGCGGAGAGTGCCACAGAAACTTTCCATGGAACGACCAAACAGTTCAAGAGCCTCAGTTCCAAAGCCATTACAGCGCAGAAACAGTGCTAAACATGATTAGAGATGGCACCTATCCATCAAAATTTGCTACATTTCTCAAAACTCGTCAAACCCAAAAAGGCGTTGCGAAACACATAGGTCTGAAGGGTGATGACGAGGAACAGTTTTGTTGCACCCAACTTTTTCAGAAGGAATTAACACCAAGTGATGTGGGCAAGCTCAACAGGCTTGTCATCCCAAAGAAGCATGCAGTTAGCTATTTTCCTTACGTTGGTGGCAGTGCTGATGAGAGTGGTAGTGTTGACGTGGAGGCTGTGTTTTATGACAAACTCATGCGATTGTGGAAGTTCCGATACTGCTATTGGAAGAGCAGCCAAAGTTACGTGTTCACCAGAGGCTGGAATCGGTTTGTGAAGGATAAGAAGTTGAAGGCTAAAGATGTCATTGCGTTTTTTACGTGGGGAAAAAGTGGAGGAGAGGGAGAAGCTTTTGCATTGATCGatgtaatttataataataatgcaGAAGAAGACAGCAAGGGAGACACCAAACAAGTTTTGGGAAACCAATTACAATTAGCTGGCAGTGAAGAAGGTGAAGATGAAGATGCAAACATTGGAAAGGATTTCAATGCACAAAAGGGTCTGAGGCTCTTTGGTGTGTGTATCACCtaa
- the LOC100812906 gene encoding protein NRT1/ PTR FAMILY 7.1 isoform X1, which yields MIQIPPRMATSFSANSPNIAANKLIEGDSSNREESVLMERTSRAGEKKTGGAKVASLLLVNQALATLAFFGVGVNLVLFLTRVLGQDNVNAANNVSKWIGTVYMFSLIGAFLSDSYWGRYLTCTVFQLVFVLGLALSSLSSWRFLINPVGCGDGHTPCKPSSIGDEIFYLSIYLVAFGYGGHQPTLATFGADQYDEKNPKEKSSKVAFFCYFYFALNVGSLFSNTVLVYYEDTGMWTMGFLVSLVSAVIAFLAFLLGTPRYRYVKPCGNPVMRVAQVFSAVFRKWKVSPAKAEELYEVDGPQSAIKGSRKIRHTDDFEFMDKAATIKETEEHSPKNPWRLCTVTQVEEAKCVLRMLPVWLCTIIYSVVFTQMASLFVEQGDVMNSYIGSFHLPAASMSAFDICSVLVCTGIYRQILVPLAGRLSGNPKGLSELQRMGIGLIIGMLAMVASGATEIARLRRISHGQKTSSLSIFWQIPQYVLVGASEVFMYVGQLEFFNGQAPDGIKSFGSSLCMASISLGNYVSSMLVNMVMIITARGQSKGWIPENLNTGHMDRFFFLLAGLAAFDFVLYLFCAKWYKSINIEDSDMGDQGQEKEEDVNNKV from the exons ATGATTCAGATTCCACCAAGAATGGCCACTTCATTCTCTGCCAACTCCCCCAATATTGCAGCAAACAAG ttaatagAAGGAGATAGCAGCAACAGAGAAGAATCAGTACTCATGGAGAGAACTAGCAGAGCGGGTGAAAAGAAAACAGGAGGAGCCAAAGTTGCAAGCCTCTTGCTAG TGAATCAAGCACTAGCTACACTAGCCTTCTTTGGAGTTGGAGTGAACTTGGTTCTGTTCCTAACCAGAGTTCTTGGTCAAGACAATGTGAATGCCGCTAATAACGTGAGCAAGTGGATAGGAACTGTTTATATGTTCTCATTGATCGGAGCATTTCTGAGTGATTCATACTGGGGTCGATACTTAACCTGCACAGTCTTTCAGCTTGTTTTCGTTCTG ggCTTAGCACTGTCCTCATTGTCATCTTGGCGTTTCTTGATCAACCCAGTTGGTTGTGGTGATGGCCATACTCCTTGTAAACCCTCATCAATTGGAGACGAGATATTCTACTTGTCCATATATCTAGTGGCTTTTGGTTATGGGGGGCACCAACCCACCTTAGCAACATTTGGTGCGGACCAATATGATGAGAAAAATCCAAAAGAGAAGAGTTCAAAAGTGGCTTTCTTCTGTTACTTTTACTTTGCCCTCAATGTTGGTTCTTTGTTCTCCAACACTGTACTAGTCTACTATGAGGATACAGGGATGTGGACAATGGGTTTCTTGGTATCGTTGGTCTCTGCTGTCATAGCCTTCTTGGCTTTCTTATTGGGAACTCCAAGATATAGGTATGTCAAGCCATGTGGAAACCCAGTGATGAGGGTTGCACAGGTATTCAGTGCTGTTTTCAGAAAATGGAAGGTATCTCCTGCAAAGGCAGAAGAACTTTATGAGGTCGATGGTCCACAATCTGCTATAAAAGGCAGTAGAAAGATTCGGCACACTGATGATTTTGA ATTCATGGACAAGGCAGCAACAATTAAAGAGACTGAGGAGCATAGTCCAAAGAATCCATGGAGGCTCTGCACTGTGACTCAAGTGGAGGAAGCCAAATGTGTGTTAAGAATGTTACCAGTTTGGCTATGCACCATTATTTACTCAGTTGTGTTTACACAAATGGCTTCTCTTTTTGTTGAGCAAGGGGATGTCATGAACTCCTATATAGGAAGTTTTCATTTGCCAGCAGCCAGTATGTCTGCGTTTGACATCTGCAGTGTCCTTGTCTGCACTGGAATTTATCGCCAAATCCTCGTTCCACTAGCTGGAAGATTGAGTGGTAATCCAAAGGGACTAAGTGAGCTTCAAAGAATGGGAATTGGCCTAATTATTGGTATGCTGGCAATGGTTGCATCTGGTGCCACAGAGATTGCAAGGCTAAGACGTATTAGTCATGGCCAGAAGACAAGTTCCTTGAGCATATTTTGGCAAATCCCACAGTATGTTTTGGTTGGTGCTTCAGAAGTTTTTATGTATGTTGGTCAATTGGAGTTCTTTAATGGGCAAGCCCCAGATGGCATAAAAAGCTTTGGGAGCTCACTTTGCATGGCTTCAATTTCTCTTGGTAACTATGTAAGCAGCATGCTTGTGAACATGGTTATGATAATCACAGCAAGAGGCCAGAGTAAAGGTTGGATTCCAGAGAACTTGAACACAGGGCACATGGATaggtttttctttctccttgcgGGGCTAGCTGCCTTTGACTTCGTGCTATACTTGTTCTGTGCCAAGTGGTACAAGAGCATCAATATTGAAGATAGTGACATGGGAGACCAAGGGCAAGAGAAGGAGGAGGATGTAAATAACAAGGTTTAA
- the LOC100812906 gene encoding protein NRT1/ PTR FAMILY 7.1 isoform X2, which translates to MATSFSANSPNIAANKLIEGDSSNREESVLMERTSRAGEKKTGGAKVASLLLVNQALATLAFFGVGVNLVLFLTRVLGQDNVNAANNVSKWIGTVYMFSLIGAFLSDSYWGRYLTCTVFQLVFVLGLALSSLSSWRFLINPVGCGDGHTPCKPSSIGDEIFYLSIYLVAFGYGGHQPTLATFGADQYDEKNPKEKSSKVAFFCYFYFALNVGSLFSNTVLVYYEDTGMWTMGFLVSLVSAVIAFLAFLLGTPRYRYVKPCGNPVMRVAQVFSAVFRKWKVSPAKAEELYEVDGPQSAIKGSRKIRHTDDFEFMDKAATIKETEEHSPKNPWRLCTVTQVEEAKCVLRMLPVWLCTIIYSVVFTQMASLFVEQGDVMNSYIGSFHLPAASMSAFDICSVLVCTGIYRQILVPLAGRLSGNPKGLSELQRMGIGLIIGMLAMVASGATEIARLRRISHGQKTSSLSIFWQIPQYVLVGASEVFMYVGQLEFFNGQAPDGIKSFGSSLCMASISLGNYVSSMLVNMVMIITARGQSKGWIPENLNTGHMDRFFFLLAGLAAFDFVLYLFCAKWYKSINIEDSDMGDQGQEKEEDVNNKV; encoded by the exons ATGGCCACTTCATTCTCTGCCAACTCCCCCAATATTGCAGCAAACAAG ttaatagAAGGAGATAGCAGCAACAGAGAAGAATCAGTACTCATGGAGAGAACTAGCAGAGCGGGTGAAAAGAAAACAGGAGGAGCCAAAGTTGCAAGCCTCTTGCTAG TGAATCAAGCACTAGCTACACTAGCCTTCTTTGGAGTTGGAGTGAACTTGGTTCTGTTCCTAACCAGAGTTCTTGGTCAAGACAATGTGAATGCCGCTAATAACGTGAGCAAGTGGATAGGAACTGTTTATATGTTCTCATTGATCGGAGCATTTCTGAGTGATTCATACTGGGGTCGATACTTAACCTGCACAGTCTTTCAGCTTGTTTTCGTTCTG ggCTTAGCACTGTCCTCATTGTCATCTTGGCGTTTCTTGATCAACCCAGTTGGTTGTGGTGATGGCCATACTCCTTGTAAACCCTCATCAATTGGAGACGAGATATTCTACTTGTCCATATATCTAGTGGCTTTTGGTTATGGGGGGCACCAACCCACCTTAGCAACATTTGGTGCGGACCAATATGATGAGAAAAATCCAAAAGAGAAGAGTTCAAAAGTGGCTTTCTTCTGTTACTTTTACTTTGCCCTCAATGTTGGTTCTTTGTTCTCCAACACTGTACTAGTCTACTATGAGGATACAGGGATGTGGACAATGGGTTTCTTGGTATCGTTGGTCTCTGCTGTCATAGCCTTCTTGGCTTTCTTATTGGGAACTCCAAGATATAGGTATGTCAAGCCATGTGGAAACCCAGTGATGAGGGTTGCACAGGTATTCAGTGCTGTTTTCAGAAAATGGAAGGTATCTCCTGCAAAGGCAGAAGAACTTTATGAGGTCGATGGTCCACAATCTGCTATAAAAGGCAGTAGAAAGATTCGGCACACTGATGATTTTGA ATTCATGGACAAGGCAGCAACAATTAAAGAGACTGAGGAGCATAGTCCAAAGAATCCATGGAGGCTCTGCACTGTGACTCAAGTGGAGGAAGCCAAATGTGTGTTAAGAATGTTACCAGTTTGGCTATGCACCATTATTTACTCAGTTGTGTTTACACAAATGGCTTCTCTTTTTGTTGAGCAAGGGGATGTCATGAACTCCTATATAGGAAGTTTTCATTTGCCAGCAGCCAGTATGTCTGCGTTTGACATCTGCAGTGTCCTTGTCTGCACTGGAATTTATCGCCAAATCCTCGTTCCACTAGCTGGAAGATTGAGTGGTAATCCAAAGGGACTAAGTGAGCTTCAAAGAATGGGAATTGGCCTAATTATTGGTATGCTGGCAATGGTTGCATCTGGTGCCACAGAGATTGCAAGGCTAAGACGTATTAGTCATGGCCAGAAGACAAGTTCCTTGAGCATATTTTGGCAAATCCCACAGTATGTTTTGGTTGGTGCTTCAGAAGTTTTTATGTATGTTGGTCAATTGGAGTTCTTTAATGGGCAAGCCCCAGATGGCATAAAAAGCTTTGGGAGCTCACTTTGCATGGCTTCAATTTCTCTTGGTAACTATGTAAGCAGCATGCTTGTGAACATGGTTATGATAATCACAGCAAGAGGCCAGAGTAAAGGTTGGATTCCAGAGAACTTGAACACAGGGCACATGGATaggtttttctttctccttgcgGGGCTAGCTGCCTTTGACTTCGTGCTATACTTGTTCTGTGCCAAGTGGTACAAGAGCATCAATATTGAAGATAGTGACATGGGAGACCAAGGGCAAGAGAAGGAGGAGGATGTAAATAACAAGGTTTAA
- the LOC100818781 gene encoding Zinc finger CCCH domain-containing protein 14-like produces the protein MDRKRGRPEAAFNFNGGAKKSRPETDSFPTGLGSKSKPCTKFFSTSGCPFGEGCHFLHYVPGGFKAVSQLINVGSNPVTPQVGRNPVPPSFPDGSSPPVVKTRLCNKFNTAEGCKFGDKCHFAHGEWELGRPTAPSYEDPRVLGQMPSSRVGGRVEPPHPAHGAAASFGASATAKISINASLAGAVIGKNGVNSKQICRVTGAKLSIRDHDTDPNLRNIELEGSFDQIKQASAMVHEVILNVSSASGPPMKSFTSQTSAPTSNFKTKLCENFAKGSCTFGERCHFAHGTDELRKSGM, from the exons ATGGATCGCAAGAGGGGAAGGCCTGAAGCTGCCTTCAATTTCAATGGCGGCGCCAAGAAATCGAGGCCTG AAACGGACTCCTTTCCAACTGGTTTAGGAAGCAAATCGAAGCCATGCACAAAGTTTTTCAG CACCTCCGGCTGTCCATTTGGTGAAGGATGCCACTTCCTGCATTATGTTCCTGGTGGCTTTAAAGCTGTCTCTCAACTGATCAATGTTGGTAGCAATCCTGTTACTCCTCAAGTTGGGAGAAACCCTGTTCCACCATCCTTCCCCGATGGATCTTCTCCTCCAGTTGTTAAAACCCGATTGTGCAACAAGTTTAATACAGCTGAAGGTTGCAAATTTGGTGACAAATGTCACTTTGCCCATGGTGAGTGGGAGCTTGGCAGGCCTACAGCCCCATCATATGAAGATCCCCGTGTTTTGGGACAAATGCCAAGCAGCAGGGTAGGTGGGCGAGTTGAGCCCCCACATCCAGCTCATGGAGCTGCTGCCAGCTTTGGAGCCTCGGCTACTGCAAAAATCAGTATCAATGCTTCCTTAGCTGGAGCTGTCATTGGAAAAAATGGTGTCAACTCGAAGCAAATATGTCGTGTAACAGGAGCTAAACTTTCCATAAGGGATCATGACACGGATCCTAACCTTAGAAACATCGAGCTTGAAGGCAGTTTTGATCAGATCAAACAAGCCAGTGCCATGGTTCACGAAGTTATTCTAAATGTTAGTTCTGCCTCTGGGCCTCCAATGAAAAGCTTTACTTCGCAGACTTCTGCCCCTACAAGCAACTTCAAGACTAAGCTGTGCGAAAACTTTGCCAAAGGTTCCTGCACTTTTGGGGAAAGGTGTCACTTCGCACATGGAACTGATGAATTGCGCAAGTCTGGAATGTGA